Part of the Ignavibacterium album JCM 16511 genome, AGGAATTAAAAGAACAGCTCGAAACTGACGCAGTTAAACTTGCTCACGAAAAAGAATTTATGAATCTTTTTCCTGATTGTGAGGTTGGCGCAATGCCTCCGTTTGGTAACCTGTATGGAATGGAGGTCTATGTTGCAAAAGCTTTGACGGAAGATGAGTATATTTATTTTAATTCCTGTACTCATACAGAGTTGATTCAAATGCAGTATAAAGATTTTGAAAAACTTGTTCAGCCAAAGGTTTTGGAATTTGCTCATCCGACTAAAGTTTAGCTTGTGAATTTTTATTGATTGAATTTAAACTTCGGAAACCGGGAAGAGGTATGATTCTTTTGGGAAACAATTGAAAAGGAAAATCATACCGTAAAATAATTTTTTATTTTTGATTACTATTTTTACTACCAATAAGTTTATTCAAAAATTGCTTGGGACTTTTATGAAAAACATTTTCTGTTAACTCTGGTAGTTATACTTTCAACTGAGATATCGGCACAAAATAAATCTGATATTGAAGTTCTTATCTCCTGAGTGATTGGTTCATTCAACAGCGAAGAGCAGTTAAAAAATGATTCTGATTACTATAATATTTCTCTTGAGATGCACCGAATCTGGCCTGACAGAAATGATGGCTATTGGCTTCATATAGAACAAGCAGTTGCCTCAAATAAAGATAAACCATACAGACAGAGAATTTATCACATTTTTGAAGACAACGGTGTTATTAAAAGTGTGATTTATTCAATTCCTGATGAAAAGAATTTTGTTGGCTGATGGAAAGACATTTCTATGTTCGATAAACTTTCACCGGAAAATCTTGAAGCGCGGGATGGTTGTGAAGTAATTATTAAAAGAAAAGATGAAAATACTTTTATTGGAAGTACAGTTGATAAAAACTGCACAAGTAATCTTCGAGGTGCAACTTATGCCACTACTGAAGTTGTAATTACAAAAGATAAAATGATAAGCTGGGACAGAGGATTTAATGATAAAGATGAGCAAGTTTGGGGAGCAGAAAAAGGTGGTTACATTTTTAATAAACTTCAGAAATAATTTTTATGAATAATTGGAGCTGTCTGAACAGAAAACAAATTTGTCATTCTGAGTAGCGAAGAGACGAAGAATCTCTAATCTAGAAATCAGTTTAAACTTTTCATCCCGACTTGCCGGGATGAAGATTGACAAAAATATTATTTACAGACAGCCCAAGGATTTGAATTAATTCTTCACAAAAACTAGAAACCATCTTCACTTAAATTTCTTTCAATTACTTTCCCATATTTTTTCGCAACCTCACGAATGGCATCTGCTTTACCAATCAGTACAAACTGTAAGTTTTCTTTCGGAAAATATTTTTTAACTATCTCGTTAGCTTTCTTCACATCGAGTTCATCAACTTTCTTTTCAAAATCATTTATGTAAGAATCATCAATTCCAAAAACATATTTCTGAATAAGGAAATTTGCGAGAGAATATGATGTTTCATAATCTGGTGGAAACTGTCCTTTTACATAATTCTTTGCTGAGGTGAGCGTTGTTTCGTCAATTCCTTTTTCAAATAAACGATTATAAGTTTTAACTGCAAGCTCAATTGCTGCTTCTGTGTTTTTTGTTGCAGTAAAAGTCGAAATGTAGAAAGTACCAGAATGTTTATAAGAATTAAAACGACTTCGTGCACCGTAAGTTAAACCTGCATTTACGCGAAGCTCGTCATTAAGCCATGATGTAAATCTACCACCAAGTATTGTGTTAATAACATCAATCTGAATCTGATCGGGATTACTCATTGGAACTCCATAACCACCAATCATAAAGGTTGTTTCAAAAGCATTGTCTTTGTTTATCAGATAAACTCTTGGTTCTTCAAATGTTTTATGAGTTAGTCTCACATCAGAAATAATTTTTGGTGAAGTGTTCTGCCAATTCCCAAAATACTTTTCGAGAAGATTTTTCATTTTGTTTGTTTCAAAGTCCCCAACTACTGCAATTGCAGAAGTTTCCGGTCGGTAATTGGTTGAATAAAATTCTTTTATTTTCTTTTCATCAATTTGCTGTATCGATGCTTTTGTTCCATCTATCGGATCTGAGTAAGGAGCATCATCAAAAATTAATTTGTTGAAGTAATCACCGATAACTCTTCTCGGACTTTCTTTTTCCTGATCCAATTCTGCTAGCCATCTTTGTTTTCTTTTATCAATTTCATCGGATGGAAAGGTTGGTTTTAATACAACTTCACTCAGAACCGGCAGAAGCGTTTCAAAGTTA contains:
- a CDS encoding aminoacyl-tRNA deacylase — protein: MPSARLRSYLDENNIKYITIKHSPAFTAQEIAAVSHIPGKNLAKVVMINVKGKLAMAVLPASYKVNVEELKEQLETDAVKLAHEKEFMNLFPDCEVGAMPPFGNLYGMEVYVAKALTEDEYIYFNSCTHTELIQMQYKDFEKLVQPKVLEFAHPTKV
- a CDS encoding M16 family metallopeptidase, whose product is MKKSIKQSLTIAILGLVIISSLSFAQFKLPHYEVVELKNGLTIYLMEKKDVPLISFAMAFDAGAIKDGSLAGLASFTSEALKFGTVNYSKLQIDSLFNFYGSNLVTNANYDYSGLFTQIMKDNFETLLPVLSEVVLKPTFPSDEIDKRKQRWLAELDQEKESPRRVIGDYFNKLIFDDAPYSDPIDGTKASIQQIDEKKIKEFYSTNYRPETSAIAVVGDFETNKMKNLLEKYFGNWQNTSPKIISDVRLTHKTFEEPRVYLINKDNAFETTFMIGGYGVPMSNPDQIQIDVINTILGGRFTSWLNDELRVNAGLTYGARSRFNSYKHSGTFYISTFTATKNTEAAIELAVKTYNRLFEKGIDETTLTSAKNYVKGQFPPDYETSYSLANFLIQKYVFGIDDSYINDFEKKVDELDVKKANEIVKKYFPKENLQFVLIGKADAIREVAKKYGKVIERNLSEDGF